From a single Raphanus sativus cultivar WK10039 chromosome 3, ASM80110v3, whole genome shotgun sequence genomic region:
- the LOC108834157 gene encoding solanesyl diphosphate synthase 3, chloroplastic/mitochondrial isoform X2: MVVAEVPKLASAAEYFFKRGVEGKQFRPTILLLMATALNVRVPEALAAESSDIISSELRVRQRGIAEITEMIHVASLLHDDVLDDADTRRGVGSLNFVMGNKISVLAGDFLLSRACVALAALKNTEVVSLLATVVEHLVTGETMQMTSTTDQRHSMDYYMQKTYYKTASLISNSCKAVALLAGQSAEVAMLAFEYGKNLGLAFQLIDDVLDFTGTSASLGKGSLSDIRHGIITAPILFAMEEFPQLRKVVGQLEKDPTNVDVALEYLGKSNGIQRTRELAMEHANLAAAAIGSLPETDDEDVKRSRRALIDLTQRVITRNK, encoded by the exons ATGGTTGTTGCCGAG GTTCCGAAGCTTGCCTCTGCGGCTGAATACTTCTTCAAAAGGGGTGTGGAAGGCAAACAGTTTCGTCCAACT ATTTTGCTGTTGATGGCGACTGCTCTGAATGTACGCGTACCAGAGGCATTGGCTGCTGAATCATCAGATATTATCTCATCAGAGTTACGCGTAAGGCAACGTGGTATTGCTGAGATCACCGAAATGATACAT GTTGCAAGCCTCTTGCACGATGATGTCTTGGATGACGCTGATACAAGGCGTGGTGTTGGTTCCTTAAACTTTGTTATGGGTAACAAG ATATCGGTATTAGCAGGAGACTTTTTACTCTCTCGGGCTTGTGTGGCTCTTGCTGCTCTAAAGAACACAGAG GTTGTATCGTTGCTTGCAACTGTTGTAGAACATCTTGTTACCGGTGAAACCATGCAAATGACTAGCACAACCGATCAGCGTCATAG TATGGACTACTACATGCAGAAGACATACTATAAGACGGCATCACTAATCTCAAACAGCTGCAAAGCAGTTGCTTTACTTGCTGGACAATCAGCAGAAGTTGCCATGTTAGCTTTTGAATACGGGAAGAATCTG GGCTTGGCATTCCAATTGATAGACGACGTTCTTGACTTCACTGGCACATCTGCCTCTCTAGGAAAGGGATCCTTATCAGACATCCGCCACGGGATCATAACAGCTCCAATCCTATTTGCCATGGAGGAGTTTCCACAACTACGCAAAGTTGTTGGTCAACTTGAAAAAGATCCAACGAATGTTGACGTT GCTTTAGAGTATCTTGGGAAAAGTAATGGAATACAAAGGACAAGAGAGTTAGCTATGGAACATGCTAATCTCGCAGCAGCAGCGATTGGGTCTCTACCTGAAACAGACGATGAAGATGTCAAAAGATCGAGGCGGGCACTTATTGACTTGACACAGAGAGTCATTACCAGAAACAAGTGA
- the LOC108834157 gene encoding solanesyl diphosphate synthase 3, chloroplastic/mitochondrial isoform X1 yields MLFRRGISRISSKFLRNRSFSQSLLASHRLSIIVPGQEGHHSCSDSTLKGYVCRGTTYSFKSPFFGGAGFTHHHHLYHHSSSAVEEELDPFSLVADELSLLSNKLRAMVVAEVPKLASAAEYFFKRGVEGKQFRPTILLLMATALNVRVPEALAAESSDIISSELRVRQRGIAEITEMIHVASLLHDDVLDDADTRRGVGSLNFVMGNKISVLAGDFLLSRACVALAALKNTEVVSLLATVVEHLVTGETMQMTSTTDQRHSMDYYMQKTYYKTASLISNSCKAVALLAGQSAEVAMLAFEYGKNLGLAFQLIDDVLDFTGTSASLGKGSLSDIRHGIITAPILFAMEEFPQLRKVVGQLEKDPTNVDVALEYLGKSNGIQRTRELAMEHANLAAAAIGSLPETDDEDVKRSRRALIDLTQRVITRNK; encoded by the exons ATGTTATTCAGGAGGGGTATTTCACGGATCTCTTCCAAGTTTCTGAGAAACCGCAGCTTCTCTCAATCTCTTCTCGCTTCTCATCGCCTCTCAATCATCGTCCCCGGACAGGAGGGTCATCACTCTTGTTCCGACTCTACACTCAAG GGTTACGTTTGCAGAGGAACTACTTATTCATTCAAATCTCCCTTTTTTGGTGGTGCTGGGTTtacacatcatcatcatctctatCACCACAGCAGCTCAGCAGTTGAG GAGGAGCTCGACCCGTTTTCCCTTGTGGCCGATGAGCTCTCACTTCTTAGTAATAAGCTGAGAGCCATGGTTGTTGCCGAG GTTCCGAAGCTTGCCTCTGCGGCTGAATACTTCTTCAAAAGGGGTGTGGAAGGCAAACAGTTTCGTCCAACT ATTTTGCTGTTGATGGCGACTGCTCTGAATGTACGCGTACCAGAGGCATTGGCTGCTGAATCATCAGATATTATCTCATCAGAGTTACGCGTAAGGCAACGTGGTATTGCTGAGATCACCGAAATGATACAT GTTGCAAGCCTCTTGCACGATGATGTCTTGGATGACGCTGATACAAGGCGTGGTGTTGGTTCCTTAAACTTTGTTATGGGTAACAAG ATATCGGTATTAGCAGGAGACTTTTTACTCTCTCGGGCTTGTGTGGCTCTTGCTGCTCTAAAGAACACAGAG GTTGTATCGTTGCTTGCAACTGTTGTAGAACATCTTGTTACCGGTGAAACCATGCAAATGACTAGCACAACCGATCAGCGTCATAG TATGGACTACTACATGCAGAAGACATACTATAAGACGGCATCACTAATCTCAAACAGCTGCAAAGCAGTTGCTTTACTTGCTGGACAATCAGCAGAAGTTGCCATGTTAGCTTTTGAATACGGGAAGAATCTG GGCTTGGCATTCCAATTGATAGACGACGTTCTTGACTTCACTGGCACATCTGCCTCTCTAGGAAAGGGATCCTTATCAGACATCCGCCACGGGATCATAACAGCTCCAATCCTATTTGCCATGGAGGAGTTTCCACAACTACGCAAAGTTGTTGGTCAACTTGAAAAAGATCCAACGAATGTTGACGTT GCTTTAGAGTATCTTGGGAAAAGTAATGGAATACAAAGGACAAGAGAGTTAGCTATGGAACATGCTAATCTCGCAGCAGCAGCGATTGGGTCTCTACCTGAAACAGACGATGAAGATGTCAAAAGATCGAGGCGGGCACTTATTGACTTGACACAGAGAGTCATTACCAGAAACAAGTGA
- the LOC108845370 gene encoding uncharacterized protein LOC108845370 — MDLEKKLVSIICLRVEAVVELTEDREGKIHLIKKVHGDPKENKCEADIKTFTKLLQAEGTSYVCCGKCYGNGHEEPYKNPPIKHPLHPKHNLMFAGCDGDVKARKCFCCEDPLEELFYCCPSCDFAINLACVVNKQPLFSIEHPKRHEHTVTLFPRQVTTSCNVCALDHSRCPIYICPSCDFVVHKRCIDLPWVIRISRHEHRIFFTPNFDLGDNGVCSICRKKINNDYGGYSCNKDGCSYVAHSRCATGKNVWDGKELEGEPEEEIEEELEPFMRLSDGIIRHFSHELHHLKLNEETVDTANYDEYKTCKACVLPIYYGNFYSCLDCDFILHETCANLSRRVYHAIHPHRLTLRMESPYLFSCSACSKVCSGFYYECSQGCHFMLHVQCATIYEPLIHTSHVHPLFLTSEPEEYRSCLICHDSGLRFGSGSSETFNCIECDFSLCFKCASLPQKVRYKHDEHILTLFYGDQEASQTNHNWCEICERKIKLGKRFYACDECCVTLHIKCLLGKDMHSSFRSYSSGPEKIDILPNNRMTRPICSTCHKRCQQKMVFQRYGSKQCSFTCMGRYSPS, encoded by the coding sequence ATGGATTTGGAGAAGAAGCTTGTTTCCATAATATGCCTCCGGGTGGAAGCAGTGGTCGAACTTACAGAAGATAGAGAAGGAAAAATTCACCTCATAAAGAAAGTCCATGGTGATCCCAAAGAAAACAAATGCGAAGCCGACATCAAAACGTTCACCAAACTTCTTCAAGCAGAAGGTACCAGTTATGTCTGCTGCGGGAAATGCTATGGTAATGGCCACGAAGAACCTTACAAGAATCCACCAATCAAACACCCTCTTCACCCAAAACACAATCTCATGTTTGCCGGGTGTGACGGTGATGTAAAAGCTAGGAAATGCTTTTGCTGTGAAGATCCTCTCGAGGAGTTGTTTTACTGCTGTCCAAGTTGTGATTTTGCTATAAATCTGGCTTGCGTCGTGAACAAGCAACCGCTCTTTTCCATAGAGCATCCAAAGAGGCATGAGCATACAGTCACCTTGTTTCCTAGACAGGTTACCACAAGTTGTAACGTTTGTGCGTTGGATCATTCAAGGTGTCCGATCTACATATGTCCTTCTTGTGACTTTGTAGTTCATAAAAGGTGTATAGATCTGCCATGGGTCATACGGATATCTCGTCATGAACACCGCATCTTTTTTACGCCTAATTTTGACTTGGGAGATAATGGGGTTTGTAGCATCTGTCGTAAAAAGATTAACAACGACTATGGAGGATATTCTTGTAACAAGGATGGTTGCTCTTATGTTGCTCACTCGAGATGTGCGACGGGAAAAAATGTTTGGGATGGGAAGGAGCTTGAGGGAGAGCCAGAAGAAGAGATAGAAGAAGAACTCGAGCCGTTCATGCGGTTAAGTGATGGAATCATAAGGCACTTTAGTCATGAACTCCATCATCTTAAACTGAATGAGGAGACTGTTGATACAGCTAATTATGACGAATACAAAACGTGTAAAGCGTGCGTCCTGCCTATTTATTACGGTAACTTCTACTCATGTCTAGATTGTGATTTCATCCTCCATGAAACATGCGCAAATCTTTCTCGCAGAGTATATCATGCCATACATCCACATCGACTTACTCTACGAATGGAATCTCCTTATCTATTCTCATGCTCAGCTTGCTCGAAAGTGTGCAGTGGTTTCTATTATGAGTGTAGCCAAGGATGTCATTTCATGTTGCACGTACAGTGTGCTACGATTTATGAGCCATTGATCCATACAAGTCACGTGCATCCTTTGTTCCTAACATCTGAACCTGAAGAGTATAGGAGCTGTTTGATTTGCCATGACTCGGGATTACGTTTTGGTTCTGGTTCTAGTGAGACGTTCAATTGCATTGAATGCGacttttctttgtgtttcaaatGTGCTAGTTTACCTCAAAAGGTGAGGTATAAGCATGATGAACACATCCTTACTCTTTTTTATGGAGATCAAGAAGCAAGTCAGACCAATCATAATTGGTGCGAGATATGTGAGAGGAAGATAAAGCTAGGCAAACGGTTTTATGCGTGTGATGAATGTTGTGTTACTCTACATATTAAATGTTTGCTTGGAAAAGACATGCACTCGAGCTTCCGTTCATATTCCTCCGGTCCTGAAAAGATCGATATTCTACCCAATAATCGGATGACTCGACCGATATGCTCCACATGCCACAAACGTTGTCAACAAAAAATGGTCTTCCAACGTTATGGATCCAAGCAATGTTCCTTTACTTGTATGGGAAGATATTCTCCTAGCTAA